The following nucleotide sequence is from Solea senegalensis isolate Sse05_10M linkage group LG19, IFAPA_SoseM_1, whole genome shotgun sequence.
tttaaagttttatatttgtgtaaaacaaaagttcacattttctgtttttcatgaaTTTTTCttagatttaatttaaattttttttattttttttcactaatataattacattaatCTGGGATTagacaacgtgtgtgtgtgtgtggaaaatggTAAAAACCTGGATTTAAAAGACTCCAGAGTGAGCGTTGGAGCAGCAACGATGAAAACCCTGTTACAGGTGCGGGGTCAGCAGTAGACCTGGGACCAGATGAAGGAGGCcagaaagagaaagtgagggATTGGAGAGACTTGTGAAGAGGAGAAGCTTGAGGATGACCAGGGAACTCGTGCAGATGCTTCAGAGTGAGAAGCCAAACAGCAGAGGTGTGATTTTATGACTGCATGAATGAGGGTCTCAGTGACAGATCCCTCTTTCACTGTGAGGATCCAGAGTGACCTGACCTTTCAACCTttgtctgctgggattggcaccaatGCCCCCCTGTGgtcctcatgtggaagatacagcagtagaagatgaattaaTGCGTGAATACATGAATACTTTGAGTGATTTcctgtggtttgttttgttttttttgtgctgggatttttccacatcatttgtttcaggtttaaaagtaaacatttctttcattaaTCACCTGTTGGAATTTTACCCAGAGgatatttcatcatttcatctcaACTCAGAGTGTGAGTAACGTCCCTTAgattttttagtgttttttatttccatgtgcATTCACTCTCTCAACAAACAGGTGGGTTATGTTAACCGTAACTAACTGATAATTAACGGGTACCTAATTGATAATTAACTGGTAACTAACTGATAATAAACGTCTAACTAACTGGTAAATAACTGATAATTAACTGGTAACTAACTGATAATAAACGTCTAACTGATAATAAACTGGTAACTAACAGATAATTAACTGGTAACGATCAAAACAGTTTCACATTGGTCAAGCTATCCGCAAacatcagtgtgagtgtgtcagtgtgtgtcatcaGCTGTTTGATGAAATCCTGGACAAACTGTGACTCAGCAGGAAACTCTTGCTGATGTCAGCAGATGTTAAAAGTGCATACGAAACTTCATCTCTGTGATAAATGGAACAAATGCAACATTCAGATGATCAtcatgtattttgtgtgtgcagtgaaacCATGTTTCCAGGGTTGGACACAAAGGTTTTGGGACTTACAGAAAGGTCAGGTACAGAAGGCTCTTTTCCACCAGCACagttcttctccatcagtgagagAACCTGACCAGGTTCAGCTGATAcatgtgattggtcagagagagtcgtcactgaagagtcatgagcgcgacatcGAAGCAACAATGTCTAACTGTAGatcaaaagttaaaaaaacattcatgttcaTCTGCAAAATTTAGTGAATgtgttgaacagaggagtctggttcactgactgaaggactgaaccGTTCTGTCAACTATTCAACAGAGGGCATGTAGGGTATGAAGGGTCAGGGCATGTAGGGCATGAAGGGTCATGGCATGTAGGTTCAGGACATGTAGGGTATGAAGGGTCAGGGCATGTAGGTTCAGGACATATAGGGCATGTAGGGTATGAAGGGTCAGGTGTAGGGCATGAAGGGTCATGGCATGGGGTATGAAGGTCAGGGCATGTAGGGTCAGGACATATAGGGCATGAAGGGTCAGGGCATGTAGGGTATGAAGGGTCAGGGCATGTAGGTTCAGGACATATAGGGCATGTAGGGTATGAAGGGTCAAGGCATGTAGGGCATGAAGGGTCAGGGCCCCAGGATTCATAAACAACATGGACACATTGTTTGTAAACAAAGAATTTTTATTTGTCTCAGAACATAGGGCTTAtacaggagagacagagagtgaggggGGGCATCATGGGTAATAAATGACTACTACTAACACCAGCGtgcaacatgcacacacacctactTCCTGTATGTACAGGAAGTATGCACAGCTCATGGAAAACTGTCGTCATCATCTTCAGCCATTTCTTTAGCAAATTCCAGATCCTGCTGCTCACGTTCCCGACgctcctgaacacacacacacacacacacacacacacagattttgaAAAGCTTGACGTATGGATGCACGTATGTGCGTTTGTCTGCACAGCAACAGGTGACACTAGCCAGTTACCCCTGGCCCCCTTAAAACGTCGGGTcacgttcaaaaaaaaaaaaaagaagtacattttttcaacaagacatggactgtcaccgctgatcgctgcataaactgccgctgtatgtgactgtatcagactgagtctgtgctccggtcatggaggacgtactgaacaaatatttttaattaggacgtgtcagaatggttagttatgagctctatttgaccttttcttaaaaatgtgtgtgtttgtatgttggtgaaatacggtcgctgactaaatatggcgaccgctggccacagtctgatgcgaagtggtgcgaacacacatttgctgactttatccggcacattagcttcatatataaaatcctctgaggctggaagtttgtgtaaaacactgtgctccactgtgcagccatcaacagcacacttgtccctccatgttgacataatactgctcttcctccctcgcctgcactctcgcggTGTGTCTAAGTGTGCaggtgtgctctgtgtgtgtgtgtgtgtgtgggttgagACAATATATTCACTGCCCTgcaccacagtagtatagtataatcctcttcagtctggttttaaagcaggtcactcgaccgaaactgcacttcttgctgtcactgaacaactccacactgccagggctgcctctctctcctctgtgctcatcctcttggacctttctgcagtgtttgacacagttaaccaccagatccttacttcctctcttcaagaactaggtgtctcaggctctgcacttaccctactctcgtcctatcttcaaaaccgaacatacagagtaacctggagaggatccgtgtcggaaccctgtcctctagctactgggctccctcagggttctgtcttgggccctctcctcttctctctatacaccaactctcttggttcggttattcgctctcatggtttttcctatcacagctacgccgatgacacccaactcattctctcttttcccagctccgacacacaggtagcagaacggatcaccgcttgtctgactgacatctctcagtggatgtctgaccatcacctgaaactcaatctcgacaagactgaatttctttttctcccaggaaagggctctcccaccacagatctaaccatcaccctcgacaactctgtggtaactccttctcataccgcaaggaacctgggtgtgacacttgacgaccatctctccctcactgccaacattgctgcaacagctagatcttgcagatacatgttgcacaacatccgaaggattcggcctcttctaacccagaaggcagcacaggttctggtccaggctcttgtcatctcacgcttagattactgcaactccctcctggctggtcttcctgcatgcgccatacgacctctgcaactcatccagaatgcggcagctcgactggtcttcaacttaccaaaattctcccacactacaccgctcctccgctcccttcactggcttcctgtagctgctcgcatccgcttcaagactctagtgcttgcgttccatgctacaaacggatccggtccagcctacatccaggacatgatcaaaacctgcaccccagcccgcccactccgctttgcatcgacaaaccggcttgctgccccctcactgagaggattgcAGAGGCACtggcagaactcgagactgttcactgtcctcgctccccatcgacatccggacagctgaaagcctccacatcttccgacgccgactaaaaacacatctcttccgactctacctcgactaagacgacaacaaaaaaacttcgcacttatgactagcacttcatagtttgttctacttgaagctcttacttacttctagctcttatttgtacccaaatgtttaaatgcacttttgtaagtcgctttggataaaagcgtctgctaaatgacatgtaatgtaatgtaatgtataatagtattcattaaatagttttttattatttattaatttatttattatatagaGTTGGTTTGTATGCTGCCCAATTAACACCTaaacaatttactgcttttttaagATAAAAGTGATAATATAAAAGTGACTAtacactatgtgtgtgtgtgtgtgtgttacctcagCTGACTCCAGGTCTTTGTTGTAAGCTTTAGGGGGAAACCTCATGGCCTGCAGAGGGAGACAAAAGTCAGGAGCAGgaatgacagtgtgacagtgacaccTGCTGACAACAGAAGGGAACTACACCACTATGTGTGATCATTGTTTTCTCCCCGAACGACAAAAGCAGCTTCAATCTACATTCATACAATCTACACTATTACATTAGAGTGTGTGTtaccttcacagacatgttgTGAATATCCAGACAGAAAGAAATCCTCTGGTGAAAAGCAAGCTGTGGTTCTCTGGTGCCGTATATGTCAATGGTCTCTTTTGATTGGACAAAACCTTTGTCATGGTTGATGCTCGCCTCAATGACACCATCACGGATcgcctaacacacacacacacacacacgtgactgTGACCACTGTGCAGAACAGCACAGCAGACAGTGCAACACACAAACGGCTCGCCAAATTCGTCTATATAAAAAACTGAATAGTGGTTTTATGGTTGAAGTTACCTTGGCAACAATGAACTCTGCATCTTCAGGACTGTCGAGCTGTAGCTTGAGAGCAATGTCGGCCAGAGAGATACGAGAATACGACAGGCTAATCATACgcacacctgaaaacacacacacacacacacagtgtcagtgagCCACCAACACATCATGTGACACGATGAATGGCCTGTGATTGGCTCACCTGTCTTGATGACATTGTGTCTCAGGCGGATGATGAGTGTGTACGTCCCGTCTGTCTGAAACTTCTCACCAAACTGCTCCAACACCTGGTTAAACTTGGCCAGGTTACCGGTTCTCaccgctacacacacacacacacacacgtatttaCATCTGTCCTCACTGATCACTTTGTTTAGCTCTACGTtctggacacacacattttcacaagtgAACCTGACCTTGTGTGAGCAGGAAGTAGGGCATCAGTGACCTCTTGAGTGACGGCTGCCTGAACTGAAGTCGATCAGGAATCTCTCCCAACAACAGCTCCACCACGATCAGCAGCTTGTggacctgaacacacacacacacacacacagtcagtgtttgtcatATTGATCAGTACGATCATATTGATGATGTACAGACCGTCTGTTTGAAGCccactgctgtgtgctgtggaGCTTTCCTCAGAGCGTTGGTCAGAGTCCTGCGAGCCTCAGAGTATTCCAGCTGGATTGCCTTAATacgtcctacacacacacacacagtgtgttagTTTAGCATTTGTTAACTGGTTCAAATGTTGTGGTTCAGTGCGTGAGACTCACCAGTGTAGTACAGGTATCTGGCCCACTCGTTGTTGTTGGCGAGCTCAGGGAACACAGACTTGGACACTAACTTCTCGGCCTGGTCGTAAAGGTTGAAGTGCAGGTagtttctcagcagcaggttcaGGAGGACAGCCTGACCGTCAGCATCGTGACGCAGCGTCGCCGTGCGCAGGCGAGTGTGCAGGAAACTGAAACAGGTCATCAGTGATAAACCATCACAGGTCATCAGTGATAAATGATGACCTACTCAGTGTGGCTGCCCAaagctcctaattctaggatggcttaaatgcagagaaataatttccctaaggggattaataaagtataagatttagaaaACCATCACAGGTCATCAGTGATATTTATtctaattcaaatgttttaactcAAACACCaatgtttggtgttttattgtgttcacGTCTCCTTGTGTAgtactattatcattattattattactactgttATATAAGTGACACACTAAATGTGGCTGTTTCATCCGACATACAGCAGGAGACATTATTGATTGTGGAAACATGATAAATGTGCATCTGTACCTGCGTATGATGTCAAACTGCAGGAGGAACTCGTAAACTCTTGCGTGGTAATAATAACACTTGGCAGCCACCAGATCCAGAGCTCTGCGGTTCTTTGAGCCGATCTTCTGCAGCAGGTCGTCCGACACTTTCTGAGCCTGAAGAGAGAAGATCATGCCgtcaatcacaacaacaaccaccacgcTCCGCCAACAACAACCACGCGCCAACAACAACCGCACACCAACAACCGCacgccaacaacaacaaccacaggcCAACAACAGCCCAACGCCAACAACCCTAACCCACAAACCGACAACCACCGCCAACAACCAccacacaccaacaacaacaacgcaaCGACAACCACAAACCACGCcaacaacaaccaacaacaaccGCACACCAACAACCCCTAACCCACAAACCGACAACCAcgccaacaacaaccaccacacaccaacaacaacgCCGACAACCACAAACCACGCACCAACAACAACCACGCGCCAACAACAACCGCACACCAACAACCCTAACCCACAAACCGACAACCACGTGCCAACAGCAACCACCATGCACTAGGGGTGCAACGGATCAAAAAACTCACGGATCGGATCGTTCCGTGGATCTtgattgtaatgtaatgtaatgtaatctgaTTCACGGATCGGATCATTTTTCGGATCAGCAAAAAAAGTCTGGCACAATCTTTTCGCTGAAGTGGGTGCGTGATGGCGCACCGTCGTAATGTGGCTCAAGCACTTTCAGCATATGTTTAAAGCCCTCGTTTTACACAAGCGAATATGGCCTCATGTCTGCACTTATAAACTCACCGATAGTGTTTGTGATGGCTTTAGCCCGGTGTGATTGTGCAACAAGGGGCAGCATTCATTTTCACTCCTGTCAGTGAAACACCGGGGTGATGTCGCTTCAAATGCGTGGCCATGCTTGATGTGTTTCCACCGTCATATGGCTTTCTTGTGCCACAGTGCCTATACACAGTGACGGTTTTATCCACTAACTTCTTTCCTTCGTCATTATATTTGACAGGGAAGCCAAAATGCTCCCATACAGGGGATTTAAATGACGCGGGGCGTTCAAGATCCTCCGTTCCTCTGCTCGCTATGACCAAGCAGTGTGTGcgcacaacttttttttttttccataaatcaATCTGCGGATCACTTGGGTGCCGAACCGAAGATATTGATCCGAACGGATCAATGATGATCTGTTGCACCACTACCACgcaccaacaacaaccacaaaccgACAACCATGCACCAACGACAACCACACACCAACACTCCAATGTCAACCATGTGCCAACAACAACCACGCACCAACAACAACCCTAACCCACAAACTGACAACCACGCGCCAACTACACAAAGTGACAACCACGCTCCAACAACAATCgcacaccaacaacaaccacaaacaacaaccacactCCATTAACAAGCCAACTTTGACCAGacaaccaccaacaacaaccatgcccaacaacaaccacaaagcGTCAACcgccaacaacaaccacaaagcAACCACGCTCGACAACCACAAAGCGTCAACCGCAACGACAACCACAAagctaaacaacaacaaccctaaCCCACAAACCGACAACCACGCAACCAccacacaccaacaacaaccaccaacaacaaccacacgccaacaacaaccacacaccaacaaccctaacccacaaaccgacaacaacaacaaccaccacgcACCAACAACCACACTCCATTAACAAGCCAACCTTTGACCAGGGTTATGAGGTGAAAGCACAGACTGACCTCAGTGTATCTCTTGTTGTTGGTCAGATgaaccaccagcagcagctgcagatacGCCTCTACCTccggcagcagaggagcagacgCCGCTTTTCCGGTCCTTGGACGAAACTGCACGTCTCCATCGGTCAAGTCCATGGGCTGTgacagcagaggtcagaggtcaacactGATGGTCTCAATTTACGACACTGACATCATGCTGATGAATATTCAAACGTCAATGTGACATAGACCAAGTTCCAGGCCATGTTCCTAAAAAACTGTTTtggtgaaaaaacaaaataaaaggttaaaCTAAAACGAGTTACTACCtggattattataataaagtaATGCTGATCACCATATTGTGGCCTCAGCTAACATATACAAGCATACTTTAATAACTGTCACTACATGTTCCAGGGAAGTTcaggaaagaaaagagcagCTAAAGGGAAGTGATGTTGGACATGAGAGTGGTCTCATTAACACCTGTGtacaaacacatgtgttttcatcagCGGACACTCAATTCTACTCAGCTTAACAGACCTGTGTTTCTATTAAATATCAGAAATGACAAACAGCATCATTGCATTTTAGATAAAGAAGGGAAAGTATAAGCAGAGGACGAGCAAGAAATTAACACAGTTGAATTCATCGACTTAATCGAAGTCCTGGACTTTGCTTTATATGTTACTATATTACAATGTTTACTTTTCACCGAGTCTAAATATGGACATATGTGAAAAGTGTTCTtacaatcatttgttttgttaatatttcgttttttttttacagatgctCTAAAACAGGAATGAAACAAACATGGTGATAAAAATGGAAATTGGACAATGAGAAAATATATTGTGATAATTTTTCTACAATTACGTCAGTGGTGTTTTGTACACAAGCTTAAACattatgtgttcatgtgtccCACATCATGGAAGTCTGGGAaatccaccagactcctgttCAACACATTTGGGTGACGGTcacgtattgtgtcacttcctgtgcttccactggtgttgCGCTGTGTCTCCTGCGCTCCCTGTGGTTTTCTATCTACTGTAACGATcaatgagggttagggttaacaaacactcgttttattgAATTGACTAACACTTTCACCCGCTACATTTGCttaaactctatcgtttacgtagatcacgTACGgggtttctttctttgctagcataacaagttagcttagcagtgatggcttctctctctctctctccgtctgctGCTGTCTCCTGTGTTGCGTGCCACATGCTTAGCTACTCCACCTCCTACTGCCTCCTTTAGcaataaaagtacttgtaaaaagtGTAGCTTACTGGCTAGGATGGAGGCGACGCACTCGGCTCCGCACCAGAGagagaagctaaatcagttagtCAGTCCCCTGTAGTCAGTGtggaccacatagcattagctccctcagcagctcctgtgcaCCCGGGAtacaaacagggcagctgggtgactgtccgcaATAACAGGCCTAcgagtcctgtccaccaccaacctgttcacacctcaaacaagtttttcCCTCTcaacaccacacagactgagaaaccaactctggtaattggtgactccatcctgaggagcGTGAAAATAGCAActccagcgaccacagtcaagTTTTTTCCTGGGGCcataaaatcataattgtaggggatttcaacattcatggagatgttgaccgtgatagtcttagctgtgcatttaactcgctgttggaatcaattggttttattcaacacgttaatacaccaactcattgccttagtCACACCCTTgatcttgttttaaattgtgGTATTgctattgataacttaaacaaagttcctcaaaaccctctccttactgatcattatttactcacatttaattgtacaataatgaactacaataacataaataagaaatacagctacagccggtgcctgtctgataagaATATTAATgtattcaaagagacagtgcaacctttatttaacttggtgccatatgtcagtacttttgaaggtaccttttgtgattttactcccgccctcatagataacattgttgatagtacagcggcctcactgcgtactacattagattgtgttgcccctctttaaaagaaagtggtgaatcagaggagaggagcacCATGGTTCAACTCCAATAcccgtgctcttaaacagacgttacgtagattagaaagaaaatggtgtTCCAGTTGGAAcaagccccagttggaacaaggacctttctgcatggagtttgcatgttctccccgtgtgtgcgtgggttctctccgggttctccggcttccttccacattccaaaaacatgcaatgtggggattagttgaattggacactctaaattgaccataggagtgagtgtgagagtgaatggctgtttgtctctatctgtgtgtggccctgcgatggactggcgaactgtccagggtgtaccccgcctatcgcccgatgtagctgagattggcacagcaccccccgcgaccctctggtggaggataaagcggttagatgatgactgacttcttttcagcactgtagccaggctgacacagggCCACAgttccactgaaccatctactcctttaacactgagcagtgatgacttcagcaacttttttgtgaataaaataacatcaattggaaaaaaaattgatcatctcctccctcatgttgggactgactcatcttttagcacaatagctttagaagcaccaggtgcacagttagacagtttctcccctacaGAACCTCTCcaagttaacttcattagtttcacaggtgctgccctctgctggtttaaaccATACTTATCTGacagattccagtttgttcatgttaatgacaAAGCCTCAcgacaaacaaaagttaattgtggagttccacaaggctcagtgcttgggcctatactttttaccttatatatgcttcctctagggaacattattaagaagcacaacatacactttcattgttatgcagatgacacacagctatatttatcaatgaggcctgatgaaataaatcaggctgttcaactccaggaatgtctcagagacattaagtcctggatgacctgtaactttctactttctaccgccctaaacacctcagagaaaaactttctgatcacattgtcactttagatgacatcaccatggcttccagttccactgtgacgaaccttggagttacttttgaccagaaaatgtcataaaactaatttccagaagaGCCtccttccacctgcggaacattatgaaaattagaaacattctgtccttacaggatgctgaaaaactagttcttGCTTTgattacatctagattagattactgtaactccttattat
It contains:
- the psmd3 gene encoding 26S proteasome non-ATPase regulatory subunit 3, with the translated sequence MKESAAKRRDKAGGRDRESKAEKPKETKELKEPGPELQDVDMPEEEVAKQPKEQDSLTLEDIREHVKQIEKAVSGKEPRFVLRALRALPSTSRRLNTNVLHKAICGFFTSNATTRDFLLGFLEEPMDLTDGDVQFRPRTGKAASAPLLPEVEAYLQLLLVVHLTNNKRYTEAQKVSDDLLQKIGSKNRRALDLVAAKCYYYHARVYEFLLQFDIIRSFLHTRLRTATLRHDADGQAVLLNLLLRNYLHFNLYDQAEKLVSKSVFPELANNNEWARYLYYTGRIKAIQLEYSEARRTLTNALRKAPQHTAVGFKQTVHKLLIVVELLLGEIPDRLQFRQPSLKRSLMPYFLLTQAVRTGNLAKFNQVLEQFGEKFQTDGTYTLIIRLRHNVIKTGVRMISLSYSRISLADIALKLQLDSPEDAEFIVAKAIRDGVIEASINHDKGFVQSKETIDIYGTREPQLAFHQRISFCLDIHNMSVKAMRFPPKAYNKDLESAEERREREQQDLEFAKEMAEDDDDSFP